One genomic window of Trachemys scripta elegans isolate TJP31775 chromosome 15, CAS_Tse_1.0, whole genome shotgun sequence includes the following:
- the ACADS gene encoding short-chain specific acyl-CoA dehydrogenase, mitochondrial isoform X1: MAATLLARGGGAAARALTFGCLRQLHTVYQTVELPETHQMLCQTCRDFAEKELVPIAAQLDKEHRFPAEQVKKMGALGLLAMDVPEEYKGAGLDYLAYSIAVEEISRGCASTGVIMSVNNSLYLGPILKFGSEEQKHQWIAPFTSGDKIGCFALSEPGNGSDAGAASTVARLDGNEWVLNGTKAWITNAWDASAVVVFATTDKSQKHKGISAFLVPMPTPGLSLGKKEEKLGIRASSTANLIFEDCRIPKANLLGQQGMGFKIAMQTLDSGRIGIASQALGIAQGALDCAVDYAEKRLAFGSPISKLQAIQFKLADMALALEGARLLTWRAAMLKDNGKPYTKEAAMAKLAASEAATAISHQAIQILGGMGYVTEMPAERHYRDARITEIYEGTSEIQRLVIAGQLLKEYRG; this comes from the exons ATGGCGGCTACACTCCTAGCCCGGGGCGGCGGCGCTGCTGCCCGAG CCCTGACCTTTGGGTGCTTGCGACAGCTGCACACAGTGTACCAGACAGTGGAGTTACCAGAGACCCACCAGATGCTGTGCCAGACATGCCGGGACTTTGCTGAGAAGGAACTGGTTCCTATTGCTGCTCAGCTCGATAAGGAGCACCGCTTTCCTGCTGAACAG GTGAAGAAGATGGGGGCCCTTGGGTTGCTGGCCATGGATGTGCCGGAGGAGTATAAAGGGGCAGGGCTTGATTACCTGGCCTATTCCATCGCTGTGGAGGAGATCAGCAGGGGCTGTGCATCCACGGGTGTCATCATGAGTGTCAATAAT TCTCTGTATTTAGGTCCAATACTGAAATTTGGTTCTGAAGAGCAGAAGCATCAGTGGATTGCTCCCTTCACCAGTGGAGACAAAATAGGATGCTTTGCCCTCAGTGAACCAG GAAATGGCAGCGATGCTGGAGCTGCTTCCACAGTGGCACGGCTGGACGGCAATGAATGGGTCCTGAATGGCACCAAAGCCTGGATCACCAATGCCTGGGATGCCTCTGCTGTCGTGGTGTTTGCCACCACAGACAAATCCCAGAAACACAAG ggCATTAGTGCATTCCTGGTTCCTATGCCAACACCTGGACTCTCGCtggggaagaaagaagaaaaactaGGAATCCGAGCCTCTTCCACAGCCAATCTGATATTCGAGGACTGCCGGATCCCCAAGGCCAAtctgctggggcagcaggggatgggctTCAAAATTGCTATG CAAACCTTGGATTCGGGCAGGATTGGGATTGCCTCGCAGGCTCTGGGAATAGCTCAAGGAGCTCTGGACTGTGCTGTGGATTACGCTGAGAAGAGGTTGGCCTTTGGTTCTCCCATTTCTAAGCTGCAGGCTATTCAG TTCAAGCTGGCAGACATGGCACTGGCGTTGGAGGGTGCTCGCCTGCTGACCTGGAGAGCAGCCATGTTGAAGGACAATGGGAAACCCTACACAAAG gaagctgCAATGGCCAAGCTAGCTGCATCGGAGGCTGCAACTGCCATTTCCCATCAG GCCATCCAGATCCTGGGAGGAATGGGCTATGTAACAGAAATGCCAGCGGAACGCCACTACCGGGATGCTCGAATCACAGAAATCTATGAGGGGACAAGTGAGATCCAGAGACTAGTGATAGCAGGGCAGCTGCTGAAGGAATATCGTGGGTGA
- the ACADS gene encoding short-chain specific acyl-CoA dehydrogenase, mitochondrial isoform X2 — translation MLCQTCRDFAEKELVPIAAQLDKEHRFPAEQVKKMGALGLLAMDVPEEYKGAGLDYLAYSIAVEEISRGCASTGVIMSVNNSLYLGPILKFGSEEQKHQWIAPFTSGDKIGCFALSEPGNGSDAGAASTVARLDGNEWVLNGTKAWITNAWDASAVVVFATTDKSQKHKGISAFLVPMPTPGLSLGKKEEKLGIRASSTANLIFEDCRIPKANLLGQQGMGFKIAMQTLDSGRIGIASQALGIAQGALDCAVDYAEKRLAFGSPISKLQAIQFKLADMALALEGARLLTWRAAMLKDNGKPYTKEAAMAKLAASEAATAISHQAIQILGGMGYVTEMPAERHYRDARITEIYEGTSEIQRLVIAGQLLKEYRG, via the exons ATGCTGTGCCAGACATGCCGGGACTTTGCTGAGAAGGAACTGGTTCCTATTGCTGCTCAGCTCGATAAGGAGCACCGCTTTCCTGCTGAACAG GTGAAGAAGATGGGGGCCCTTGGGTTGCTGGCCATGGATGTGCCGGAGGAGTATAAAGGGGCAGGGCTTGATTACCTGGCCTATTCCATCGCTGTGGAGGAGATCAGCAGGGGCTGTGCATCCACGGGTGTCATCATGAGTGTCAATAAT TCTCTGTATTTAGGTCCAATACTGAAATTTGGTTCTGAAGAGCAGAAGCATCAGTGGATTGCTCCCTTCACCAGTGGAGACAAAATAGGATGCTTTGCCCTCAGTGAACCAG GAAATGGCAGCGATGCTGGAGCTGCTTCCACAGTGGCACGGCTGGACGGCAATGAATGGGTCCTGAATGGCACCAAAGCCTGGATCACCAATGCCTGGGATGCCTCTGCTGTCGTGGTGTTTGCCACCACAGACAAATCCCAGAAACACAAG ggCATTAGTGCATTCCTGGTTCCTATGCCAACACCTGGACTCTCGCtggggaagaaagaagaaaaactaGGAATCCGAGCCTCTTCCACAGCCAATCTGATATTCGAGGACTGCCGGATCCCCAAGGCCAAtctgctggggcagcaggggatgggctTCAAAATTGCTATG CAAACCTTGGATTCGGGCAGGATTGGGATTGCCTCGCAGGCTCTGGGAATAGCTCAAGGAGCTCTGGACTGTGCTGTGGATTACGCTGAGAAGAGGTTGGCCTTTGGTTCTCCCATTTCTAAGCTGCAGGCTATTCAG TTCAAGCTGGCAGACATGGCACTGGCGTTGGAGGGTGCTCGCCTGCTGACCTGGAGAGCAGCCATGTTGAAGGACAATGGGAAACCCTACACAAAG gaagctgCAATGGCCAAGCTAGCTGCATCGGAGGCTGCAACTGCCATTTCCCATCAG GCCATCCAGATCCTGGGAGGAATGGGCTATGTAACAGAAATGCCAGCGGAACGCCACTACCGGGATGCTCGAATCACAGAAATCTATGAGGGGACAAGTGAGATCCAGAGACTAGTGATAGCAGGGCAGCTGCTGAAGGAATATCGTGGGTGA
- the UNC119B gene encoding protein unc-119 homolog B — protein sequence MSGSRPRVAAPGPEKKPPPGSGGVLSRLRGRRGSGDAAPRAALPRSESELLALETVRPEHVLGLGRVTENYLCKPEDNIYNIDFTRFKIRDLETGTVLFEIAKPSASEQDDEDEDDSGEVDTSAGRFVRYQFTPAFLRLRTVGATVEFTVGDKPVSNFRMIERHYFRDRLLKNFDFDFGFCIPSSRNTCEHIYEFPQLSEDLIRLMVEHPYETRSDSFYFVDNKLIMHNKADYAYNGGQ from the exons ATGAGCGGCTCGAGGCCGAGGGTGGCGGCGCCAGGCCCCGAGAAGAAGCCGCCGCCGGGAAGCGGGGGGGTGCTGAGCCGGCTGCGGGGGCGGCGGGGCTCTGGGGACGCGGCGCCGCGGGCGGCCCTGCCCCGCTCAGAGTCCGAGCTGCTGGCGCTGGAGACCGTCCGGCCCGAACACGTCCTGGGGCTGGGCCGGGTCACGGAGA ATTATTTATGCAAACCTGAGGACAACATCTACAATATCGATTTCACCAGATTCAAGATCCGGGACCTGGAGACAGGAACAGTGCTGTTCGAAATTGCCAAGCCTTCTGCTTCAG AGCAAGATGATGAGGATGAGGATGACAGTGGAGAAGTGGACACCAGTGCAGGCCGCTTTGTTCGCTATCAGTTCACCCCGGCATTTCTCCGTCTCCGGACAGTCGGTGCAAC AGTGGAGTTTACAGTGGGAGACAAGCCAGTGTCAAACTTCCGAATGATTGAGAGACATTACTTCCGGGATCGCTTGCTGAAGAACTTTGACTTTGATTTTGGCTTCTGCATCCCCAGCAGCAGGAACACATGTGAACACATCTATGAGTTCCCCCAGCTCTCAGAGGACCTCA TCCGCCTGATGGTTGAACACCCCTATGAAACCCGTTCAGACAGCTTCTACTTTGTGGACAACAAGCTGATCATGCACAACAAGGCTGACTATGCCTACAACGGGGGACAGTAA